A single Streptomyces sp. Edi2 DNA region contains:
- a CDS encoding ABC transporter permease produces the protein MRGGIELRHLVRNPKEMGGHLVNVVVALLLAGYIGDQVPGTRVPMAHLTLAGFAAYLLFQIGLVNLPQILVTEREEGALLRLRATPGGIPAYLVAKSVLVVAMAFGILAVLLGAAAVLVDGPLPHGPGGWLTLLWVSVLGLLAVVPLGAAIGAVLPNPREALALIMLPSMGLLITSGAMFPLTSLPVLVQKIASVFPLKWMAQGLRSALLPDAARAAEPAGSWELPTVALILTAWAVLGFLLAVPLLRRAARRESGSRLSERHRKAGWSGSRTA, from the coding sequence CTGCGCGGCGGCATCGAGCTCCGCCACCTCGTCCGCAACCCCAAGGAGATGGGCGGCCATCTGGTCAACGTCGTCGTCGCGCTGCTGCTCGCCGGCTATATCGGCGACCAGGTCCCCGGCACCCGTGTCCCGATGGCCCATCTGACGCTCGCGGGCTTCGCCGCCTACCTGCTGTTCCAGATCGGGCTGGTCAATCTCCCGCAGATCCTGGTGACCGAGCGCGAGGAAGGCGCTCTGCTGCGGCTGCGCGCCACCCCCGGCGGCATACCCGCCTATCTCGTCGCCAAGTCCGTGCTGGTGGTCGCCATGGCGTTCGGGATCCTGGCCGTCCTGCTGGGAGCCGCCGCGGTGCTGGTGGACGGGCCGCTGCCGCACGGGCCCGGCGGGTGGCTGACACTGCTGTGGGTCAGCGTGCTCGGACTGCTCGCCGTCGTCCCGCTGGGGGCGGCCATCGGCGCCGTGCTGCCGAACCCCCGTGAGGCGCTTGCGTTGATCATGCTGCCCTCGATGGGGCTGCTGATCACCTCGGGAGCGATGTTCCCGCTCACCTCGCTGCCCGTGCTGGTCCAGAAGATCGCCTCGGTCTTCCCGCTCAAGTGGATGGCCCAGGGCCTGCGCTCGGCCCTCCTGCCGGACGCCGCGCGCGCCGCGGAACCGGCCGGCTCCTGGGAGCTGCCGACCGTGGCACTGATACTCACCGCCTGGGCCGTCCTCGGCTTCCTGCTCGCCGTCCCGCTCCTGCGCCGCGCCGCCCGCCGCGAGTCCGGCTCCCGCCTCTCCGAACGCCACCGCAAGGCGGGGTGGAGCGGCAGCCGGACGGCCTGA
- a CDS encoding diaminopimelate decarboxylase — MNFTERDRAIQSAIARGLVGPGEPVAGLLDIAGIRRSAAELRAAFEEFTAPGTPVLHAFAVKAASLVPVLRLLAQEGLGCEVASPGELALARAAGVPIARTVLDSPAKTFAELREALALGIAVNADNPEELARIDALMASAPSSAPIGLRVNPQIGGGTIGAMSTATDTSKFGVGLRDEGARDWVVQAFLARPWLTRLHGHVGSQGMPLELMAAGVKALYDIAEEINERAGRRQIDTLDIGGGLPVNFSSDATTPTYREYAALLHATVPGLLSGRYGLVTEFGRSLLAKHGVVLARVEYAKSAGGRPIAVTHAGAQVATRTVFVPEAWPLRIAAYDAEGRPKTGAPVAQDIAGPCCFAGDLVAENRPLPRLEAGDHAALLDTGAYYFSTHFAYNSLPRPGIYGYAADADGEVRFATVRTPQTLEELTAESGGAHAKSLGELGRQ; from the coding sequence ATGAACTTCACGGAGCGAGACCGTGCCATTCAGTCAGCCATCGCGCGCGGGCTGGTCGGCCCCGGCGAGCCCGTTGCCGGGCTGCTCGACATCGCCGGGATCCGCCGGTCGGCAGCCGAACTCCGCGCCGCCTTCGAGGAGTTCACCGCGCCGGGCACCCCGGTGCTCCATGCGTTCGCGGTGAAGGCCGCCTCGCTCGTGCCCGTATTGCGGCTGCTCGCGCAGGAAGGACTCGGCTGTGAGGTGGCCAGCCCCGGCGAGCTGGCGCTGGCCCGTGCCGCCGGGGTGCCGATCGCCCGGACCGTCCTGGACTCACCGGCCAAAACCTTCGCCGAACTGCGCGAGGCGCTGGCTCTCGGGATCGCCGTCAACGCCGACAACCCCGAGGAGCTGGCCCGGATCGACGCGCTGATGGCCTCGGCGCCGAGCAGCGCACCCATCGGTCTGCGGGTCAACCCCCAGATCGGTGGCGGCACCATCGGGGCGATGAGCACCGCCACGGACACCTCGAAGTTCGGCGTCGGGCTGCGTGACGAGGGCGCTCGCGACTGGGTCGTACAGGCCTTCCTCGCCCGCCCGTGGCTGACCCGGCTGCACGGCCATGTCGGCTCCCAGGGCATGCCCCTCGAGCTGATGGCGGCGGGCGTCAAGGCCCTGTACGACATCGCCGAGGAGATCAACGAGCGGGCCGGCCGGCGTCAGATCGACACCCTCGACATCGGCGGCGGCCTGCCGGTCAACTTCTCCTCGGACGCCACCACCCCGACCTACCGCGAGTACGCCGCGCTGCTGCACGCGACCGTCCCCGGCCTGCTGTCCGGGCGCTACGGGCTCGTCACCGAGTTCGGTCGCTCGCTGCTGGCCAAGCACGGCGTGGTCCTCGCCCGGGTCGAGTACGCCAAGTCGGCCGGCGGCCGCCCCATCGCCGTCACCCACGCCGGCGCCCAGGTCGCCACCCGCACGGTCTTCGTCCCCGAGGCGTGGCCGCTCCGGATCGCGGCCTATGACGCCGAGGGGCGTCCCAAGACGGGCGCTCCGGTCGCCCAGGACATCGCGGGGCCGTGCTGCTTCGCGGGTGACCTGGTCGCGGAGAACCGTCCGCTCCCCCGCCTGGAGGCCGGCGACCACGCCGCCCTCCTGGACACCGGCGCCTACTACTTCTCCACCCACTTCGCCTACAACTCCCTCCCCCGCCCCGGGATTTACGGCTACGCGGCGGACGCGGACGGCGAGGTCCGCTTCGCGACCGTCCGCACCCCGCAGACCCTGGAGGAGCTGACCGCGGAAAGCGGTGGCGCACACGCGAAGTCGCTGGGCGAGCTCGGGAGGCAGTAG
- a CDS encoding MurR/RpiR family transcriptional regulator — protein MEAGISAADTGTAARLQKLFEGHRLTPTQRRIAHCMVRRAADAPFLSSVELAELAGVSQPSVTRFAVALGFDGYPALRRHLREVAPTDKPGDTGSYNEYQQAVQAEIDNLRRLAAALADPAPVVEAGRLFAASRPLPVLGLRAATAQAAGFSYFARKVHPDVRLLDEGGTMLTDRIDAAVRAGASALLCFALPRHPREVVDALEYARTAGLTVVTVADSAFAPVAHHTDLLLPAPVGTGLAFDTACAPMLLGRVLLEAMCDALPDAQARLEEFDAGAAARGLFVE, from the coding sequence ATGGAGGCCGGCATCTCCGCCGCGGACACCGGTACGGCCGCCCGTCTCCAGAAGCTCTTCGAGGGCCACCGGCTGACTCCCACCCAGCGGCGGATCGCCCACTGCATGGTGCGCCGGGCCGCCGACGCACCCTTCCTCTCCAGCGTCGAACTGGCCGAACTGGCAGGGGTCAGCCAGCCGTCCGTCACCCGTTTCGCCGTCGCCCTCGGCTTCGACGGTTACCCGGCGCTGCGCCGCCATCTGCGCGAGGTCGCCCCTACGGACAAGCCCGGCGACACCGGCTCCTACAACGAGTACCAGCAGGCCGTCCAGGCGGAGATCGACAACCTCCGCCGGCTCGCCGCCGCCCTCGCCGACCCGGCACCGGTGGTCGAGGCCGGCCGCCTCTTCGCCGCCTCCCGGCCGCTCCCCGTCCTCGGACTGCGTGCCGCCACCGCCCAGGCCGCCGGTTTCAGCTACTTCGCCCGTAAGGTCCACCCCGACGTCCGGCTGCTGGACGAGGGCGGCACCATGCTCACCGACCGCATCGACGCCGCGGTACGGGCCGGCGCGAGCGCCCTCCTCTGCTTCGCCCTGCCCCGCCACCCCCGCGAGGTCGTCGACGCGCTGGAATACGCCCGCACCGCCGGCCTGACCGTCGTCACCGTCGCCGACAGCGCCTTCGCCCCCGTCGCCCACCACACCGACCTCCTGCTCCCGGCCCCGGTCGGCACCGGCCTGGCCTTCGACACGGCCTGCGCCCCCATGCTCCTGGGCCGCGTACTGCTGGAGGCGATGTGCGACGCCCTCCCGGACGCCCAGGCCCGGCTGGAGGAATTCGACGCGGGGGCGGCGGCCCGGGGGCTGTTCGTGGAGTAG